The Candidatus Poribacteria bacterium genome contains the following window.
CCCGCTGAACCTGTGCTTCCTCGATCAACTGTTCCTGTTGGACACGAGCAATTTCGACTGCCTGCTTTTGTGCAATCTCTGTTTCTTGAACTTGGCGTTCCTGTTCAATCCGCGCAGTATCAAGCCGCTGCTTCTGCAGAATTTCCGTAGACTTTACCACTTCTTCCTGCTTGATTCGTGTTTCCTCGATAGCTTGTTGCTGTTCGAGTTTATGGGATTCAATCTCGCGTTCCTGTTCCGCTTTGTTCGTAGAGATTGCTTTCCGCTGCTCTTCTTGTGCGAACTCAAGCCGTTTCGCAACTTCTAAGGCTTGTGTCTCCGTTTCCTCTTCGCGTTGTTTGATTTCCAGTTCGGCTTTAAGTCGGTTCTCTTCACGCTTTACTTGGTTTTCATGTTCAATCCGGGCAGTCTCAGTTTGCCGATCTTCAACCTCTTGCTTGATGGTTTGGATCGCAACGACATCAAAACGGTTGTTCGCGTCAAGTGCGTCAAGTGGGGTCTGGTCAAGATTGGTGACAGCGACACTTTCTAACTTAAAACCGTTCTGCTCGAGGTCGTCCCGACAGGCTTCCTGAACCTGATCAGAAAACTGTTGGCGTTTTTCATGCAATTCCTGTAGATCCATAGTTGCCGCGACGCTTCGGAGGACACCCACAAGTTTGCCTTCAAGGAGTTTATTCACTTCGGAGGGCGTTAGCGTTTTATCACCAAGACTCGCGACCGCTTTGAGTACATCCTGTTCGTGTGGTTCAATTTTGACATAGAATTCTGCTTCCAAATCAACCCGTAAACTATCTTTTGTAATGAGCGCGGCTTGTCCCGTTCGTTCAACGGGAAGTTGGAGCGTATTCAGGGAAATCAGTTGGGTCGTGTTCGTCAATGGATTGATAAGGTTACCACCAAAGACGACCCGCTTTTTACGACCGCCAGAGATGACTAATGCCGAATCTGCTGGTGCTTTTTTGTAGAAGGAGCGATAGATTAACAGGAAAATGACCAGTAAGGCAATTACGCTACCGACAATAGTGATGAATAAGTTGGCGTCCAACATGCTTCAATTCTCCTCTGTATGGTGTGTCTTTTGCACCTAACGTAGGGACTTTAGGGTAAATGTCAGTTCAATTAATTAAGCGATGTTGCACAGACGCAAAACGCTATATTATCGCAGATCCATTTCGCTTTTTTTTACATCAAAGATTCGTTTGGTCCCGTCATAATTTATGAGAATGACAGTATCCCCTTTGACAGGCGTGATTCCGTCTGGTTCGACACGGCAACTGACAGTTAATTCCGGTCCGTCCGGAACTTGGACGCGAGCCGTCCCAAAAGTGGTTGTGATCTGCCCACTAATGACGCGCCCACTTAAACCGAGTAGTTGGACATCATTGATGGCTTTTTCGCTCTCTGGGAACAATTTTGAAAGCGCGATAGAGATATACCGAGTTCCCAAGAAACAACAGAAAAACGCAATGATACACGATATCCAAACTCGATGTGGATTCCCAGGGATGTTGAGAAACGCGTTCGCGATGAGCCCAAAAATTCCCCACGTCACAAATAGCGACATCAGAACAATCATCAGAGGGACCCTGCCAACGTTCAGAAACCCAAACACATCCCCAAACGAGGGACCCTGAGAGCCTGTGTCTATATCAGCATCTACATCTGCGTCCGCGTCGATGTCAGCATCCATATCAACATCTGCGTCCACATCCCCGAAATCCATCGCTCCAGTAACGAGTCGAAAGAGTGCCAGGAGGAACACAATCGCTAAAGGGGCTGTAAACCAGACGTTATACGAAACGATGAGATAATTCAGGAATTCTATCATGGCATCCCTTTTTATGCTGTGAGTTGCTCGGCGATGCACGCGTAGGCACATTGTGCTGAACGGACGTTGATATTGTCAATCCAATGAACATTGCGGACAATACTAATTTCAAGTTTTGCTTGGCGAAGGAGCCGATGCTTGAAATCCCGAATGAGTTTGACACCACGAATTTCCGTGAATAATAAATTACATCGAACGTTTGCGTAAGAGACAGTGAAACTCCCTATATAGCGTTCATCTAAGACCAGCACCCGGCGCGAGGTGATGAAGACATAGTCTGGACACAGTAAGTTGGAGCGACCGAGGACGCACAAGCGGATGTGTTCATCTTCACATATATGCGCTTGCACAATCTTTTGAATACGAGGGGGCATGTTCGCAAATTCGGTATCCATGTCATTTGGCAAACAATATGTAATTGGTAAACACGGAATGACGCGGTAGAAATGGAGGTGGCGGGAATCGAACCCGCGTCCGAAGGCAGTTTAATAGAGGCTACTACATGCTTATCACAGGATTTAAGATTCGCCGCTCAGACTCTCCTGTGCAGGATTCATAAGAGGCTATCTCAAAAAGTGTTTCGCGACACACCCCTTTGAGAATGGATGTGTGGCTAGCCCGTATTGCGACGCTTTTGCTTCCCTGACGGGCAGCAGGTCGGCAAAGCGTAGCTACATTAAGCAGCTAATGCTAATTCTTCATCAGCATTTATAAATGTTCCGCCTGTTTAACGAGGCCTGCGGAGACCTCGGCATGCAACCTATATCTCATTTACCTTCGTCGAAACCTTTACACCCCCAGAAGAGTCGTTAACAGTCAGCAAGGTCGCTGAGAGTCAACTCAATTGTATGCCCGAATCTCACTCGCCGTCGCTTCACGCTCAAGTTTATCGCGTTTATCGTAAAGTCGCTTACCCATAGCAACGGCTAACTCCAGTTTCACCTTACCGTTGCTAAAATACGCTCGCGTCGGAACGATCGTCATACCCTTGGAACGGATTGAACGTTCAAGTTTAGTGATCTCTCGCCGATGCAATAAGAGTTTCCGTTTCCGCTTCGGCTCGTGGTTTTCCATATTCCCATGTTCATAAGGACCGATATGGGCATCGATCAGGAACACCTCACCCTCTGTTATCTGTGCGTAACTGTCTGCCAAGTTGAGCCGTCCTGCGCGAATTGATTTCACTTCGGTCCCTTGGAGAACGACACCGGCTTCATACCGATCGCGCAGGTGATAATCATACCGCGCTTTTCGGTTCACAGTGATCATGGGAGTTGTGGAATTTTTGCCATTTTTCATCATGGTTTTTAAGTATAACACAGAATTGACTCCTGTGCAAGGAAAACTTCAAGAATCATTCAGTACCGAAAAATCTGAAGTTTTTTCGCAAAATAGGATTTTAGTGGAAAACAGCACACAAATCTGATAAACTATCCTATTAAGAACCCTGGTGTTGGGAAAACCGCGGCACACTGCCTCGGTATACCCGCAGAACTCAGGAAAGGAGTCTCTTGATGCCAGAACTTTACGATACCCGGGCACCGAATCCGCCCTCACGTGCGATATTGGTAGGGATAAAACTCCGAAATACCTTGATGCACGAGACCGAAGAATCGTTGCAAGAACTCCAGCAACTCACAGAGACTGCTGGTATTGAGGTGGTTGCTACGACAATTCAACCCCGTAATGTGCCAAATCCAACGTATTTCATTGGTGAAGGGAAGGTTGAAGACGAACTCAAGCCCCTCGTTGCAGAGTTAGACGCAGACGCAATTATCTTTGATGAGGAGCTATCACCCGCGCAGAATCGGAATCTTGAACGAGCACTTGAGGTCGCCACGATTGACCGGACAGGACTCATTCTTCAGGTTTTTGCGCAACGCGCACTCACCAAAGAAGCACGCTTACAAGTCGCATTGGCGCAACTCGAATACGCACTCCCACGCCTCACTCGGATGTGGACACACCTCTCACGACTTGCGACAGGTGGCGGCGGGGGTAGACACCTCCGGGGTCCCGGTGAAACGCAGCTTGAAATGGATAGACGCTGGGTTCGTAGGAACATCGCACATGTGAGAAAGGCACTGGATGCCGTTGAAAAACAGCGTCATGTGCAACGGCGAAATCGGTCCGAAAAAATCAAAGTATCTCTCGTGGGATATACCAATGCAGGGAAATCAACCCTATTTAACCGACTGACAGGCGAAACCGTTTTGGCTGAAGACAAGTTGTTCGCAACTTTAGATTCTACCACGCGGAAGTTGGATTTGCCGCAAAAGCAACAAATTCTGTTGAGCGACACCGTCGGATTTATCAAGAAATTACCACACCAGTTAGTTGCTGCATTCAAGGCGACGCTCGAAGAAGTCTTAGAGGCAGATCTTTTGCTACATGTTATTGACATCAGTCATCCAGAAGCAGAGGCACAGATAGCCGCTGTGAACGTAGTCCTTGAAGAATTGAAGGCTACCGACATGCCGATGTTCATGGTTTTCAATAAAATCGATAGGCTCAAAAGTGATGATGAGGGTTTGCACATCTTACAGTGCCAATATCCCGAGGCACTCCCTATCTCCGCGCAACGCGGCGATGGCGTTCCAGCGTTAATAGAGGCTTTGGCACAGCGTTTTGCCGAACGTGGCACGGACATCTCTCTCTCTATTCCTTATACGGAAGGAAAGGCACTCGATTTACTGCATAAGCACGGCATAGTGCTTGATACTGAATACGCAGCGGAAGCCGTTCATGTCAAGGCACGCTTGCCGAATCGCTATCTTAAATCGGTTTCTCAATTTTTGGTTTCTTCCCCAAACTTTAAGAATGAAAGGCATTGACGATGCGATGGCTCGACCAGACGGACATCGGGCACGACTTACAAATCTGTCCAGATTGCGACAGGGAATACGAAGTGCTTGACCAGTTTTTGGGGCATTCGTTGGTGGATCGCTCGGACGACAATTTGATTGATACCGTGTTCAACGACGCGTATTATGTAACTATTCGGTGTCCACAGTGTCTCGAAACTCGGCACCTCTGCATACAATCTCTAACAGCCACGCAATTTTACATCGAAAAGGAGAAGAAATGAAGATAGGCGTCACCCAAATTATCCTCGGCGGTATGTCCTTGGACGATACACTCTCCCTCTGTCAAGATGCCGGTTACGATGCCGTTGAACTCATTTTCGGTGAAGGACAAGACACCGACATCAATATGAGCGATACGGAGTTACGCGGCATCGCTGCCAAGTGTGAGGATGCAGGTATTGAAATCAGTAGTATCACGGCAGGCTACGCCGACCGCGGGAATTTGCTCAGTTTGGATGCCACGCAGCGCGAAAAAGGCGCAGTCTCTCTCGCCCGCGGGTTGGAAGTCGCTGGTGCCCTCGGGGTCGGTGGGATTTTACTGCATCCTGGACAATTGACTGTTGAGGGGACCTACCAGCAAGTCTGGGATAACCTCGTGAGTGTCCTGAAGGCACTCGCACCTTCCGCGGAAACACACCAGGTCGCAATCGGGCTTGAGAACGTCTGGAACAAATTCCTGCTGAGTCCGAAAGAGATGCGCGATATTATAGATGAAATAGACAGCGATTGGGTAGGGACGTATCTCGATACAGCGAATATGATGGCTTATGGTTACCCGGAACATTGGATCCGTGAACTCGCACATCGTATCAAGCGGGTGCACTTCAAGGATTTCTCTCGCGGCGCACACCAGTTTGTCAATCTCTTAGATGGCGATACGGATTGGCAAGCGGTGATGGAGGCGTTCCGTGCTATCGGGTACGATGGCTATGTTATCCACGAAGTCGGTGGCGATAGAGACGCACAGATTGACCTCGCGAAGCGGATGCGTGAGATCGTTGCGATGTAACCGGAACAGAAAAGGCGATGGCTCATGAGAAACCATCGCCGTATGCCGGAGGTCGGACTCGAACCGACATGGACCTAGGGCCCGCGGGATTTTGAGTCCCGTGCGTCTACCAATTTCACCACTCCGGCGATTCTATCAGTGGCAACATATATTATACTATATTCCCGGCGGAAAGTCAAATTTGCGCCAAATCGTCTGAGACTCATGGCGAACGAACAACGAAATCTCCCATCTCAAAGCAGATTCCAACGCTTCTTTTTCAGCGTGCAAGCCTTTCTCAATCAAGTGTTGGAAGGCGGGACATGGCAGGTTTTGTGGAATTGGGTGCTTTGGAAAGTTATACCCAAACGCCGACACATTCTCAAACTGATACGCGAACTCCCACCTCTTGATTCAAATGACTCCTCAGAACTCCGATCCATCCGTGATGAAGTCTTCGCGAAAAGTTGCTTAGACCTACAACACACCGAAGAAGCACAGATCCTTTTGGACATCCTGAAGCATGCACGCCAACCCCTCGGATGTGAACAAATCTTTTTCGCAGCGATCTATCCAGTTTTGGTGAAACGCGATATGGAAGCCATCCCGATTCTGACCGAAGAAGCACATCGGCTTGATGTAGAGATCGGATACCTCGGACACAATGAGGATTATTTTTTTTGGGTGCTTGAGATTGACGGCGCAAAACCTCTTAACCTTGACACACCCCTCGATCCAAGACTGGAACTGCGAGACGATAAACGCTACGTCGTCTATCCGATCGGTAGCACAGGACTTGTTGATACCGACTATGCCGAGTACGCCAGACAGTGGCTCCTCGACTCGCCGCGTTTATCAATGGCACTTCCGTTGCTCGCTGCGGCGTATGCCGACCAGTGGATCCTTAACGCACGCGTCTACCTTTCACACATTCTCGCAGATTTGAAAAAGCGGAATTATCAGGTTACAGCAATGGCAATACCCGATTTTGAACGGGCGCGGTTGTCACTTTTACGCCGTCTCTCCCTGGACCGGCTAAGAAAACGTCAATTTCTGTCCGAACGCCGAAATCGGTAAGGTAGATGCCCGGCTCAATCGAGAAACAGATCCCAGAAATCAAGGCGCGGGCATCGCGCGTCTCTAAGT
Protein-coding sequences here:
- a CDS encoding DUF1449 family protein, translated to MIEFLNYLIVSYNVWFTAPLAIVFLLALFRLVTGAMDFGDVDADVDMDADIDADADVDADIDTGSQGPSFGDVFGFLNVGRVPLMIVLMSLFVTWGIFGLIANAFLNIPGNPHRVWISCIIAFFCCFLGTRYISIALSKLFPESEKAINDVQLLGLSGRVISGQITTTFGTARVQVPDGPELTVSCRVEPDGITPVKGDTVILINYDGTKRIFDVKKSEMDLR
- the smpB gene encoding SsrA-binding protein SmpB; translation: MMKNGKNSTTPMITVNRKARYDYHLRDRYEAGVVLQGTEVKSIRAGRLNLADSYAQITEGEVFLIDAHIGPYEHGNMENHEPKRKRKLLLHRREITKLERSIRSKGMTIVPTRAYFSNGKVKLELAVAMGKRLYDKRDKLEREATASEIRAYN
- the hflX gene encoding GTPase HflX yields the protein MPELYDTRAPNPPSRAILVGIKLRNTLMHETEESLQELQQLTETAGIEVVATTIQPRNVPNPTYFIGEGKVEDELKPLVAELDADAIIFDEELSPAQNRNLERALEVATIDRTGLILQVFAQRALTKEARLQVALAQLEYALPRLTRMWTHLSRLATGGGGGRHLRGPGETQLEMDRRWVRRNIAHVRKALDAVEKQRHVQRRNRSEKIKVSLVGYTNAGKSTLFNRLTGETVLAEDKLFATLDSTTRKLDLPQKQQILLSDTVGFIKKLPHQLVAAFKATLEEVLEADLLLHVIDISHPEAEAQIAAVNVVLEELKATDMPMFMVFNKIDRLKSDDEGLHILQCQYPEALPISAQRGDGVPALIEALAQRFAERGTDISLSIPYTEGKALDLLHKHGIVLDTEYAAEAVHVKARLPNRYLKSVSQFLVSSPNFKNERH
- a CDS encoding sugar phosphate isomerase/epimerase is translated as MKIGVTQIILGGMSLDDTLSLCQDAGYDAVELIFGEGQDTDINMSDTELRGIAAKCEDAGIEISSITAGYADRGNLLSLDATQREKGAVSLARGLEVAGALGVGGILLHPGQLTVEGTYQQVWDNLVSVLKALAPSAETHQVAIGLENVWNKFLLSPKEMRDIIDEIDSDWVGTYLDTANMMAYGYPEHWIRELAHRIKRVHFKDFSRGAHQFVNLLDGDTDWQAVMEAFRAIGYDGYVIHEVGGDRDAQIDLAKRMREIVAM